The DNA window tataaataattattgcagaactagctgccagatagggttgcatgcatgctCTGCCTAGGGGAATCGttacaggaatcttatcaggaatccttTCAGACGCGTGATGGGGTACAGGACATAAATCAGCGTGTCTATGTGTTGAGATAATGCAAGGACATAAGAAGCACAATTTATAAGACATCCAACATATACTAAACATTACAACTCACACCAACAATTTTACCTAATCTGACTTGAGCTTACAACACCCACACACTTTCCCCTCCAAAAATGACTTCATCAACCCAGTATCTTGTccatgcccatctaaacggtgagacctactctcatgagatagccggttttgtgatgagaaacactcaggttgtaccattgttgttgagcaaaagagcaacattttcgtacttcattcagcgactatactctaagattgcaatgggtcctattgcaaccattttttaccaatgtcccaatttcaatgaagacaacaccgtcaagttttacgagatggagattgccaatgacgaagacttgcaagatatgtttaccacccacgaatactctgggttggattccatcgagctgtacgttactcttcaggttgagacacaagaaactaatgttgtccagtcacaagttattgacacaccagtcaacgagcaagacgaggttgacgtcattgacgaggaagaagacgatctggaaactgaatttgacgacatggtcaacgaggaatccgacgacgagcagcaaacgttggtgcctccagctcatgcgtacgcacctccagcacatatgagtaacttgaacctccaaggtgacgaaccatcatctgacatcttcttcacaccctacatccaaaatgacgaagaattaaaggaaggagacaagtttccttctaaggaggcatgtctgagaagaataaaaaaatggcacatggcgaacaacgttgattttgaagtagaccgttcaaacctggaacggtatgtaatcacttgtaaaaatccagagtgcgggttcagactgttggcctcttataggaagagaagtaatgcatggaaaatagggtcgattacgcagaaacacacgtgtgtcaaccctaacaattcccaggatcatacaaaactcagtgccgatcttatatgtcaggagatcttgcctctcataagctctgatccgtctctgaaggttaaaaatataatatcacacatcgttacaaccttcaactacactccatcttacagaaaggcgtgggttgcaaaaacaaaggcaattgagacagtctacggcaactgggaggagtcatacaaaattcttccccgatacctcaatgcgctacatagttacgcacctggcactgttacgattctagagacactgcccgcgcatgccccggatggaaaccctgtccaaggaaacggaatattccatcggcttttttgggcgttcaaaccttgcgtccgaggttttgcacattgtaaacccatacttcaaattgatgggacatggttatacggcaaatacaaaggaaccatgctcatggcggttgcacaagacgggaacagcaacatatttccagtggcatttgctatcgtcgaaggtgaaactgcggcggcttggagtttctttctaaggaacctccgagaacatgttgctccccagcctaacatatgtttaatctctgataggcacgcttccatagagagtgcttacaataatccagcgaacggatggcatgaccccccttcaaaacacgtctattgtattcgccacatcgcccaaaacttcatgcgggagatcaaggacagacatctaagaaaggccctagtcaatgctggttatgcattgacccaacccacattccagcattatcggagtgagattgtaatgacaaatccagaggcaggtacttgggtagataatctttccagggacaaatggacaagggcttacgacaatggcgtgcgatggggccatatgacaaccaatctcgtggaatccatgaatggcgttttcaaaggcattcgtaaccttccaatcacagcactggtggaggccacatactttaggatcgcttcactcttctcaacaagaggcaggagatggggtgatgttaggcaagctggtcaactattaagcgatagttgcatgaaatttatgcaacagcagtcggcaaaagcgaacactcatcaagtgacttctttcgaccgattcaatcgcacgttcagtgtgcgcgagacaattgaccacaatgagggactgccaaggcaacaatatagggttcttcttgacgaagattggtgcgactgtggaaggtttcaagcttttcgtatgccttgctcgcacgtcatagctgcatgtgcgtatgcccaccgcgacgctatatcactactgtctccgatttacaagactcagacattgctcagagtttacagtgttgcgtttcctgtggtggccaaggaggattactggcctgagtatgatggagaggtggtttggcacaacgacgcaatgcggcgaaagaaaaaagggcgtcccaatagtacacggattagaaccgaaatggacgtccgcgacaaaatggaacgaaaatgcagcatttgccgtcaggtggggcacaatataaaaagatgccctaatcgtggctcgacatcgtcgcaagtttagtataatctgtattttttttaatgcaatGTATCAGTTTCGCTTACCAACTCTTGTAACCGTTAAtcggtctttcatcaataaattgagcTTTAGTAAAAAACCGATATCGATAACGCAACCATTATTTAGGGTAAGAGAAACTTTAACGAACTCGATTTATCATACGTTTTTACGAATATACAAGGCCGGAATAAAAAACGGTCCGCGAATATAAGGCCGGAATAGAAAACGGTACACGAAAATACCCGAATagggttaattttgaaaaaaaaaaaaggggaacACATAtgagccaaaccatttggcgcctatGTGTTAAGGAATGGCCTAATGCGCCAAACCATATGGCTAGCAATTGCTTGCCCTATTTTTTTGGCCTAATGCGCCAAATGATATGGCTTGTGTGACATGCATGCGCCATTGCATTTGGCGTATTCACTTGTCTagggtcccaaacctagacagtttggtattTATcccgaaaacttggttttttctgtattatttttattaaacctggttattttaatttttttttcaccaACTAACCTGCTATGTATCGTAATCAAATTAAATTGTTTCAATGAACCCAATAATCTAAACCAGACTATCAAAATTGATTTAGATTGGTTCCAATAGTTGATTACTTCATTTCAAACCCCAACCAAACAGAATATAATTTGGTTTGTTCCAAGACTTTTCAACTCCACTATCACCTTAAAACTTTGAATCTAATAGTAATTAGATTGAAGATTGTTATcacttataatataaaaaataagaataaaaaagtaAACGGTGCTCTGTATACCAAAAATTATACTCAAGAGGGGAGAAAGCAATACACAACAAAAGCCCCCTGAGTGTATTTTAAACATGTACAATAGGAAAATGCATCCGGGTATCAAACCTTCCCTAATAGTAATTAAAATGCATCCGTATCAAACCTTAAGTTCTTCGAGATGCTCTTTGTCCGCATTGCTTAGCCGGGCTTGAAATTGGCCCCATTCGTTTCTGCATCTGGCTCTGACCTAAAAGAGATGCAGAACAAGAGTTTAATATTTGTTTGTAAAAAGCACAGCAACATTAAgcattaaaaaatcacaaaaattttgtttttaaaagtatacagattttttatttatcttaGTTTTGGGTGGTAGttgatccaaaaaaaaaatagtagtattgcAGAGTGTGAAAAACTTTTAAGAGACTGAGTAGAGCTACTAGGACAACTGATCTTGCAATCTAAGatacaaaaaaaaatagtagCTATAGCAGATTTCAGAAAGAAAACAGTTAGGTAGTTGTGTGAGCCAAAAAAACTGCAAATAACATTCTTAAATATGAAATACACATACTGCTGCGCGTGGATCTTCTCCGTTTTCAGATTGTCCCTGAAAATGATATCATATaatacaaaaaaattcaaaataaaataaatcaataacAGAAAAAGCTATCATCCACTAACAAAAAACAATCTATAATCAAATTATAATAGGAAGCCCACCCATCCCAAAAGAAACATTAAAAACAATTTCATCATAGTTCAATATCCAGCCAGCATGAACTCATTGAAACCTCTACTAGAATCAACTTCTACAGTTCTTACACCAGAGCTATGCTTGGTTGAGAAAGTGGAAAAGATAAAGAggaaaatttaaacaaaataaacaaaaacaccTGGGAGTTGGAACAATGCAATCCAGATATCTTTAATGTAGACTTTATTATGTGAAAATATACTTTTATTGCCAACACATGTTGGTCAAAATAGTAAAGAGTTTGGTTTCTCATTAAGGTCTCAATTTGAGTCTTAGGAGGAAAAAATTGGCAATAAAGATATTTACTTAAGTAGATCCATCCAACAAGACTTAAGTTATTTGTGATTCATACATCTTAATgagaaatgatttttattttccaCCTTATTAACCAAGCATAGCCCACATATAATAGAATCCCAACAACAACACGTACATGCATATACATAAAAACTCTCAGTttagaatgttactctcaaaagAAGTAAGTGGCCATTAATATTTTATAAGCCAGTGATGACTAACCTGGTTCCCGAGAGAAGGAATTACTTGATGAATAATCCATTGAGAATCAATTACACCAATTTTTTCATGTGCTGGCGGCTAAAAATAGGAAAAACAGGTTCATTCAGATTAAAGCAAGGTTAACTAAATCAATTTTCATGTTTTAAGAAGATTTCTTGTAAGTGATGCGAATATAATTGTAACCATGTATTATTGAGCACGAAATATACAGATTCCACACAGAAATAGCCTGTGGAAGATTCACAAAAATGAAAAGGACAAAAAACATAGCATTCTGGAAGCCTCTTTGACTAACTCAAGAATAAACGAAACCATCAAATGCATTTTGAGAATTACAATTGACCATAATACCGATAATCTATATAGTAATTTATGAAAACAAGAAGCCAAAATTCATTATTATGAACAGAAACCCAAATACAATACATTATCATAAAACCAGgaaattaataaattatgttAAGGGATAAgttcaaaaagaaaaacaaaaagttATGCTgggataatataattttattgagATTATGAGCTCAGCGTCTGAAGCCACGTATTACCAATTGAAGCATACCAAGATATTAACAAGGATAATGAAAATGATAAAAGTCCCAGCATTAGGATCGGGTGAGAAAAAATAGATAATAGAATCTCCTCACCTCCACACATCTTCTGAGGGCAAAGTCCAATCCCCATCCATGCACTAGATCATTCTACAAGCATATATTTGGAAAGTTCATTTAGGTGACTAAAAAGTTTGTATATATCACACAAAAGAAAGTTTGGCTACTCATTCAGTTATATTACAATAACCATCACGTGGGAGATGAAAAAATGAATATACCTGAATCATATGCCACACACATCGCCATGCTTCCCGAGAAAAAGCAGGGGCCATAATTTCCACAAATCTAAAATAACAGAAGAAATAATATTGTTAACTGCATAGATAAGAAAGATTACATAATGATATATCAAGGGTGAAAGAGAGAGCATACGCAGCACAAGGAGGCAGATGCGGATCACTACACCATCCTGGTTTCTCTTGAGTAACCCTATATGCCAACACGACATAAATATTTCAAGATTTAAGAGAACATTTGAACCGTGAAAAAAATGCCATATTACATCAATGCTTAAAATTAGAAAGATAGGAAGGCCAAAGTAATACGTGTGAACTTCTCTGTCACCCCTCCTCTTTGTCATCTCCCATGTCAATCCGTTATTGGGCTCAATACCAGGTTGAGAGATCTCTAAACCGTATTTTTTGACTAAATTCATATACCTAGAGATTAGAATTTGGTAAATTAATCAAactaaaaattgcatataatgTACCCTTAAGTAGGCTAAACACATGAAAGTCATACTTGTCCCCGTCGAAGTGTTCCACTCCAAGATCTTCATCCCAgattaaaatatattcaaaagcTGATACTATGTCAGGGTGCAGAAACCTTTTAGCATACCACCTGTATAACATGAAATTAGAACAGGGTGAAGAAAAGTAAGGGAGTGATGCAGTAGAATCATCATTCATGACAACATTAAGCACTTTTAAGAATTCCATATTAAATGTGAACAAAGACAATTGCCTTCTCATTCCCCGATATTTTGCCAATGAACTCAACATGTTATATGCAAATAATGACAGAAAAAAGTTATACCATTTTGTTTGTTTCTTTACACTAACATGGATTGCATTCTTTGACCATTCAAATTGATCCCATTCACTAGTTCGACCATCATAATGAAAGAGCAAAATTGCAAAATCATCAGAAAACTACAGAACAATTTTATAGTCAGTACTTCTAAAGAAAATATGAAAGAGTAAACATAcaaata is part of the Vicia villosa cultivar HV-30 ecotype Madison, WI linkage group LG2, Vvil1.0, whole genome shotgun sequence genome and encodes:
- the LOC131653846 gene encoding uncharacterized protein LOC131653846, which encodes MGIMQRSAHKRSNDSTRIIITAIMGISFGIFIGISISSVHLNKISLLSGVKSSFDVTRTEIDRAHAVFDGSSGTKHIEAQRSATLPKINVSSNPRGAESLPPGIVVSESDLYLRRLWGDPSEDIKKKPKYLLTFTVGYNQRHNIDAALKKFSDDFAILLFHYDGRTSEWDQFEWSKNAIHVSVKKQTKWWYAKRFLHPDIVSAFEYILIWDEDLGVEHFDGDKYMNLVKKYGLEISQPGIEPNNGLTWEMTKRRGDREVHTVTQEKPGWCSDPHLPPCAAFVEIMAPAFSREAWRCVWHMIQNDLVHGWGLDFALRRCVEPPAHEKIGVIDSQWIIHQVIPSLGNQGQSENGEDPRAAVRARCRNEWGQFQARLSNADKEHLEELKV